One region of Astyanax mexicanus isolate ESR-SI-001 chromosome 15, AstMex3_surface, whole genome shotgun sequence genomic DNA includes:
- the LOC111192414 gene encoding uncharacterized protein LOC111192414 → MMLQFHVVAFKFEELFSRSILNTVRTVESQSHVMLYIFGTVALVCVNSIALAAELILKARNGERTVEDLRAIVIPPECVFALCCLTLQITTFCRRNREIFLDVLSICGFKRTSVDSVERDHELEPLQHTEAVPAPQSTEAVPAPQSTEAVPSPQSTEAVPAPQSTEAVPSPQSTEAVPAPQSTEAVPSPQSTEAASALHKSDF, encoded by the exons ATGATGTTACAGTTTCATGTCGTAGCCTTCAAGTTTG aggaactttTTTCAAGGTCCATTTTGAACACTGTCAGGACTGTGGAATCACAGA GTCATGTGATGTTGTACATTTTTGGGACAGTGGCTCTCGTTTGTGTGAATTCTATTGCACTGGCAGCGGAGCTAATCCTAAAAGCAC gaaatggTGAGCGTACAGTGGAAGATCTGCGAGCCATTGTCATCCCCCCTGAATGTGTCTTTGCTCTGTGCTGTCTTACTCTACAAATAACTACATTCT GCAGGAGAAACAGAGAAAT ATTTTTGGACGTCCTGAGTATTTGTGGGTTTAAAAGGACATCAGTG GACTCAGTGGAACGTGATCATGAACTTGAACCTCTTCAGCATACAGAAGCTGTTCCTGCTCCTCAGTCCACAGAAGCTGTTCCTGCTCCTCAGTCCACAGAAGCTGTTCCTTCTCCTCAGTCCACAGAAGCTGTTCCTGCTCCTCAGTCCACAGAAGCTGTTCCTTCTCCTCAGTCCACAGAAGCTGTTCCTGCTCCTCAGTCCACAGAAGCTGTTCCTTCTCCTCAGTCCACAGAAGCTGCTTCTGCTTTacataaatcagatttttaa